The Macrobrachium nipponense isolate FS-2020 chromosome 8, ASM1510439v2, whole genome shotgun sequence nucleotide sequence ttcttgaatcaaattaagtaaaattaaataaaaattaatttatcacaaaattcaagaaaattaattcaattgaaattcaaaagtgttaggcaataattgaaaatcggaaattaattcacaagtgctaaacaataatacaatttgaaaagaattctaagtaaatgcaaattaattcacaaatgttaaatttaattaaatgtgtaatgattaagcaatgaaaataactaaatcaattaaattgtaaatgcaaatgaaaatacaaaataaaaaggcacacttcaataagaaaatgaacaagtgcacaaacagtggaacaaacacaagCACAAAAAATCAGCAAAGTGTAAGactgtaaatctttttcactcaaatcattgtaaccatcagtttttaccaaaccttcacaaccatctgttattagttattagttaatcactgttcctatcagtcattagttgcaactaataaaaatataacaaactttaccttggtataccaacttctttctttcttgctgcagcatgtatcacactttcacaaaaaccaggcgccgttacgaaacaatgtttgttcagattccacaaaaacactatttaatactaaataaactctaagaaatatcaaacatgaaattctaagttacgagtgaccaatttacgttacgttactttaagatcaaaagtgctatgcaatggagagagagagagagagagagagagagagagatgttaatgcctcgaggttctaagatataatgaattctcttccttgcggaaactggacagggcagatgacacaaaacgttctgAAACacaataatgcttctagaagctccGTAATCTTACgcaatcttactcacaaaatgtgcaatccccatgtggttttgatcaaagacatacacgtataagacgattctgctcaacagacacgtacccgatcaaaacggaggttgagcaataattaagattgacgttttgataacaacgcaagactcaattcgatcgcttatcaaatgcgttgactgatttaggaaagcaaacggatctcaagcaggtcctctaatctcacaatgaTGACATAAAAggtaaacattcgtagtttcgaacggacaaagaaaatctctctctttttacatactacgttatatatatattcttttcatattatgttatgtgaaatctgaacatcctatctctaaactatctaggaatctgaaaaaatgttgcacaattctacatgacatttcaaagaggggaaatatgcattttgaaagtagcaatatataatatatatatatatatatatatatatatatatatatatatatatatatatatatatgtatatataaattattctaaGCTTATTCATAAAcacagtgttttatttatttattttttttttatcacgagaATCCTGTaacaaacagaaagaaagagCGCAGACCAAAATCTGATTAGTACTAACTTATTTTGTTGTGGAAATATATACAGTTTTGTTAGCATTGATCTCAGGTCCTGTCATCAGTGATGTTCGCTCTGTTGATGCGTCCGATGTCAGTGATGCTGAGTTCATTTTCCCTTCCCTAAACCCCCCACACAACAGCAGCAGAAGCACCAACCAGCCTCCACTGAGCTGCCGCcgatgaggagggggaggagaaggagaaggaggaggagcagcCCTGGAATTTCACCCTATTGGTTCTGGCATAGAGAGAAACTGACTGTCAGCATTATTACTGACGAGTTCATTTAAAAGTGACGCCTCACATTGCATAAGAAGCACAAGTTCTCTTTCCAAATCCGAGGAAGCCACTATCGGTATGGATACAATATTGTAATGAATaacttttataaaagaaaacactAAATATGCCAATTTTCTATCAAATTTGCAGTGTATAAGAGGCACATGCatgaaacacacatatatacacatgtgcatatatatatatatatatatatatatatatatatatatatatatatatatatatatatatattaagctacaaatgtcctttaaaatccacttagctctacctcaaaattaatatattttcatatatgttaaccgaaggggaattttttgttgataataatttcgtcctctcgtggattcgaaccagcggacaaaggagaaatcaggacttcagtgaggtaaccgaccacgtcactgaagtcctgatttctcctctgtccgctggttcgaatccacgacaggacgaaattattatcaattaaaaaatttctctGCGGGTAACATCATATAtggaaatacattaattccgaggtaatgagagcgaattggatattaaaggacatttgtagcttaatgtatatatatatatataatatatatatatatatatatatatatatatatatatatatatatatatatatatatctatatatatatatttatataatattattacaagtttatgtttattttcattaattttgtttatactgtttggttacgtttattctttttgttttcctttttttattactattcaagacaggcaaactgcttgtttggtatcaaaaaaagtaattaccatgtacagaataccattaggtagttcagccaaagttacagggttcagcatatatagaccattacagcagtcgataccgagagctaaacaagagaggttatcctgacacTCGACCCAGAGTCACGAAGGAGAATGGACAAGGGATAATACGTATataacgagtcagagagagagagagagagagagagagagagaatatcggattgttgccattgtgttttggtatttcgttgtcatgtcacgttgggcatgataagtgttgttttatgttgatattctgtgttcattagtgccatttctattatttatattcctgtgttttggaatattgtcgttagttattaccagtggagttgatatatattgttgcatatgCGTGCATCAGGTCAGTGGCTATATGTGTGGTCATTTCTGAAGGTAAGAGGAGTTGTTATTATATAGTCAGtttctttacccttggtaattaacgatagttagccagtccattcgctagttgatatcttgtattgtttgaataattgcttgtcggcactttattgacgaatacgttgattcgttgctgtagtggttgtctttgttatgatggatctctcgttctgctatatatcataactcgttagcttacatcttaattctattatatgtaccttgtttatggttgtcttcgacatacgttaactttgatgaatcgtttggtaATTGCCTTCGATACTTACATTAGTCCcgttgtttgtgttcttctcttatgataaatctcctgtaagactgctgtttggtgactcgtctctcgtacctcatatgtgctacttatatatattattacactttcATGAAGGATATCCATcaaaggcaagtcagagtatatttaggttaatcattttatctgatattatattcccttaatattTAATTGCAGTAGTTATTACCAtacatttatattgggttttcttttatcaattgcagaacccgagtatggcgttttggatagtgccgaatatattttaataaatataataagttttgccttgcatttaattgccctcacttgagtttgtgctagtaggtgcatctcactttatcatcaatattatatttctagagtatttaactactctgtgttacacctgtcataggttcactgtcgccattatctagcaaagaacctggatataaaatatcccataaaatctatgcacaggcacgtaacatatttggcgaccttgccaaGGATGCTTCCTCTTGCATTTTTCTCAGTGAGAGTAGTTATTATGTATTGTGCTGGAATCTTGTAGTTATTTCATGATAGTACGGTGTGGTAgcatatttttgtgcatttttcgtgcggggttattttatatattattcataatgtctACTTTAGAATCTATTACTGCTATAGGAGAAAAACTCGGATATGAGGGTAAGCAGTTGGCTGAGTTTGTAAAGGAACATATGCaaatagagaaagagaacagGCAGATTGAGAGAGAAGCTAGAGTAGCTAGAAGGCAGGAGTTagcagagaagaaggagaagttaCAGTTGGAGATAAAGTTGGAGCAAGTAAAGAAAGGTGAAAGTAGTGGTGATGGTGACTCGGCAGGACACTTTACTGTGTGGACTCAGAAGCTTATACCTAAATTTTCAGAGACAGATGTGAGTCAGTTTTTTTAGCTTTTGAGAAAGTAGCTAACAGTTAGACTGGGAGAAAGCGAGTTGGGCTCTTATTGTGCAATCAGTTTTTGTAGGGAAAGCTCAGGAAGCTTATGCTACACTTAGCTTCGATGATAGCATAGATTATGAGGTAGTGAAGAGCGCTGTGTTGTCCGCTTATCAACTTGTTCCCGAAGCGTACAGACAAAAGTTCAGAAATTATGTGAAAGGAGCAAACCAGACATTTTTTGATTATGCGAGGCATAAGTCTGTATTGTTCGATAATTGGCTCCGGTCTAGGTCAATTACTGATTTTGTAGATCTTAGAGAACTTCTTTTGCTTGAAGATTTCAAAAATAGTATGTCTAGGGATGTCAGAGTACACTTGGAAGAGTTAGATCATAAAACTTTGGAAGAAGCAGCCAGGTCAGCTGATAGATTTGTACTAACTCATGGTAAGACTTATCAACCCAGAACTTATAAGTATAGTtatagtcattatcagccaagtagAAAATATGTAACTAGAGATCAAACACAGAATAACTCCCCTAAAGTAAGTAAGGATAAGAAAGAGATAACATGTTACAAATGTGGTAAACTAGGACATTTTCAGTTTGAGTGTAAACAGACAAAAGGTAAAGTAACACTAATCTCAAGATGTCAAGTTAGTAAGGATGAGTATGTGAGTAAAATGAGTAAAGTTGATTTTGAAAATAGTAAGAGTGATGAAACGAATGAAGTGTTGAAGAATTTTGGAGAGTATCTGCATGAAGGTAGAATAAGAGTGTTAAAGAATCCAGATGTTGTAAGTAAAACTTTAGTTATGTTAAGAGATACTGGTGCGTCTCAGTCATGTGTATTAAGAAAAAGTTTACCAGAAAATTATGAGAGTAAAGAAGATAATTTTGTTCTGCTAGGAGGTTTTCCTAATTCGTCTGTGTCATGTCCACTTGTTGAATTTAAAATTGAGTCAGAGCTAGTTCAAGGTACCCATAGATTTGCGATTATAGAACAATTGCCCATTCCAGGTATAGATGTGATAataggtaatgatgtaatatgtcCAGTTCAACAGAGAGGGGAAAGAGTAAGTAAAGAAGTAGTTGAAGTGACCAGTAAACCTATAGCTCCCGTAACCAGAGCTCAGAGTAAGTTGACGACAGTAGATGAGGATGAAGATCTCAACTTGGCAGACTTGGAGAAGGAAGTGGTAGTGGGTAATATTCCAGTGCAAGAGTCGTTGAAGTGTATAGGTGACAGAAAAGATTTAGTAAAGGCGCAGAAAGAAGATAAAGGTTTAAGTAACATTTTTGAGAATGCTGTTCCAGAAAATGAAGTATCGGATGTAAGTAAGCCttgttttttcattagaaatgaaGTATTGTATAGATTGTCCAGATCAAAATTAGCAAATGCTAGTAATGCATATGTAGATTATCAAATTGTAGTCCCTGAGAAGTATAGAAATGTAATAATGCAACAAGCCCATGATAATCTTTGTGGAGGACACTTTGGTATTGCCAAGACTATGTACAAAgtgagaaagcattttttttgtCCTTCATTAAAGAAAGATGTAAATAGATATTGTAAATGCTGTCATACATGCCAAGTTGTAGGTAAGCCCAATCAAATTATACCTAAAGCACCTATTGTACCAATAactgtactaacagaaccattttcgcAGATTGTGATAGATATAGTGGGACCGCTACCAAAAACATCATCAGGTAATGAATACATCTTAACTATCATGGATCGCACCACCAGATATCCAGAAGCTATCCCGATACGCAAGATTTCCAGTAAAGTAGTAATCAAACATTtaacagattatttttctagattcGGCTTTCCAAAGGAATTACAATCAGATAGAGGCAGTAACTTTATGAGTAAGTTGTTTAGTAAGAAAATGCTAGAATGGAATATTAAGCATGTTGTATCTTCGCCATACCATCCAGAAAGCCAAGGGATGTTAGAACGATTTCACCTAACTATGAAAAATGCTTTAACTAAGTATGGGTCTGAATTTCAAAGTCAGTGGGATGTTGATTTGCCATATGTTTTGTTTGCAATTAGATCATCTCCAAATGAAAGCTTAGGTTTACCCCTTTTGAATTGACATTCGGTCACGAGGTAAGGAGTCCTTTGAATATGATTAAAGATCAGTGGAGTGATAATGGTGAGAgcaaatttgatgttttaaatcatgttacagaatttaaagagaagttgaagaggatgatagaatggTCAAATAAGAATGTAGTGAAAGCGCAGGAGTGTATGAAGCGaaagtatgataaaaatacaGTGTTGAGACAATTTAAGGAAGGTGATAGTGTACTTGTTTTTATACCTATTCCAGGACAGTTTAAAAGCCGGTATGTTGGACCCGGTATAGTAAGACGAagagtaaataatttaaattacatAGTAGAGTTGCCTAACAGACGTAACAAGGAACAAGTCTTTCACGTCAATTTACTGAAGCCATATTACCAAAAGGAAGTAATTAAACCAGTTGCGGTAGTGCATAGTAAATCTATTAAAATTAGTAATGAAATAagtgaagatatgaatgaagAAGAGACAAGTGTGAAAGGTGAATATGATTGGAGTAAAAATGGAGTTGATTTAACAGAACTGGAAGAAAGATTGTCATATTTGCCTGATTCACAAGTAAAAGATGTTATACAGGTACTTAGGGACTTTCCATCATTGTTTCAGAATCGGCCTGGTAAAGTGAATTGTATTCAACATGACATTAAGTTAGTCCCAGATGCTAATCCGATTAGACAGGCACCTTATCGATTATCCCCACCTAAAGCATTAGAAGTTAAGAAACAAATTGATTACATGTTGCAACATGACTTAATTGAACCAAGTAACAGTCCATGGAGTTCTCCGGTAGTATTGGTAGATAAGAAGGACGGTAATTTCAGGTTGTGTATTGATTATCGGAAGGTGAATGAGTTGACTATCCCTGATTCATATCCATTACCACGCATAGACGATTGTGTTGACAAAATAGGGCACTCAAAGTTTGTCAGTAAATTTGATTTGCTTAAAGGATATTGGCAAGTTCCGTTGACTGAAGAGTCCAGAAGTGTCACAGCTTTCATAACGCCTGACGGTTTATTTCATTGCAAaattatgccttttggtttacgcaaTGCTGCTAGTACGTTCCAACGACTTATGAATTTTGTGATCAGAGATGTAGAGAATTGTACAGTATATTTAGATGATGTGGTTGTGT carries:
- the LOC135223084 gene encoding uncharacterized protein LOC135223084, which translates into the protein MSTLESITAIGEKLGYEGKQLAEFVKEHMQIEKENRQIEREARVARRQELAEKKEKLQLEIKLEQVKKGESSGDGDSAGHFTVWTQKLIPKFSETDVRKAQEAYATLSFDDSIDYEVVKSAVLSAYQLVPEAYRQKFRNYVKGANQTFFDYARHKSVLFDNWLRSRSITDFVDLRELLLLEDFKNSMSRDVRVHLEELDHKTLEEAARSADRFVLTHGKTYQPRTYKYSYSHYQPSRKYVTRDQTQNNSPKVSKDKKEITCYKCGKLGHFQFECKQTKGKVTLISRCQVSKDEYVSKMSKVDFENSKSDETNEVLKNFGEYLHEGRIRVLKNPDVVSKTLVMLRDTGASQSCVLRKSLPENYESKEDNFVLLGGFPNSSVSCPLVEFKIESELVQGTHRFAIIEQLPIPGIDVIIGNDVICPVQQRGERVSKEVVEVTSKPIAPVTRAQSKLTTVDEDEDLNLADLEKEVVVGNIPVQESLKCIGDRKDLVKAQKEDKGLSNIFENAVPENEVSDVSKPCFFIRNEVLYRLSRSKLANASNAYVDYQIVVPEKYRNVIMQQAHDNLCGGHFGIAKTMYKVRKHFFCPSLKKDVNRYCKCCHTCQVVGKPNQIIPKAPIVPITVLTEPFSQIVIDIVGPLPKTSSGNEYILTIMDRTTRYPEAIPIRKISSKVVIKHLTDYFSRFGFPKELQSDRGSNFMSKLFSKKMLEWNIKHVVSSPYHPESQGMLERFHLTMKNALTKYGSEFQSQWDVDLPYVLFAIRSSPNESLGLPLLN